The nucleotide sequence ATTGGAAACCGAAGCAATCTAATGACATTTCCCATCATATAACTCGGTGTAATAAAGGAAGAAAGAGCACAAAGAGCGACAATAATAATCAGAATATTACTCGTAATCCCTGCCTCCACTGCTGCTGTACCAAGGACGATCCCTCCGACAATTCCAATCGTTTGGCCTATTTTTGTCGGTAATCTTGCCCCAGCCTCACGAAGGAGTTCCATAATCAATTCCAGAAAAAGCGCCTCTAGTATTGGAGGAAACGGTACTTTAGCTCTTGATTCACTAAGGGGCACTAACAGCGGCTGTGGAATCACTTCATAATGGAAAGTTAATGATGCTACATACAATGGGGTAAAAAAAATGGAGATAAATATTGCTGCAAATCTTAGCCATCTCACAAAGGTTGCAATTGGCCACCGCAAGTTTTTATCTTCTCTACTTTGAAAAAACTCAATAAATGAGTAAGGACAAAGTATCCCCATTGAACTGCCATCAACAAGAATACCTATTTTCCCACCCAATATACCGTCGCAAAATCGATCGGGGCGCTCCGTTAATAACATTTGCGGGAATATAGACATGGAGCTGTCATCGATTAATTCTGCGAGTTCCGCACTATCGATCAAATCTTCAATATCAAGAGCCTGTATTCTTTGTCGGACAGTATTAACATTTTGTTCTGTTGCAACTCCAGCTATATAAATTATGGAAATCGCTGTATTTGTCTGATTTCCAACCTTCAGTTTTTCGTTACTAAGATTCTTGCTTAAAATATATCGCCGAATAAGCGAGATATTTGTGGAGAGACTTTCATTAAAACCAACTTGTGCACCGATAACTTGCGATTCATTTTCAGGTGCGGACAATCCTCGTGATTCTCTTGCTGGAATAATGACCATAGTGACCAGTGCATGTCCCGCCACATGAATCATAACAGCGCCCGTTAACAAAGTATCGATACTCTGATTTAAATTTTTTTCCACGTTAACTTGTGGCAAAGGTAACTGACTATGGATACTACTCGGTGTTCCTTCTTGTATGTTCTGCAAGACAGGTAATATTTTTCCGTTCAATATATCTTCTTTTATTAAGTTATCGATATACAAAATAGTAATTGAATCTGTTACATATCGAATTACTAAATCAGCCGGTGAATGAATTTGCTCTTTTACTTTTTTTATAAAAACATCAGTTGAATCGGAAATGGGTTGCCAATCATCCGTTTGGGTAGTTACTTCGGAATTTGATGAAGTAGATTGGTTTTTTTCACCCAGATTATCTTTTGAAGGCCTTGTTAAATCTCCTGTTTGTTTTTTGAACGTTGCCTTCTTATTCTTTTTTTCAAAAAACATAAGCTTCCCCCACTTATCTAAAATTATACTTTTTGCACTCTATGTTTTACTGATTAATGAATTTATTATCGCCAGATTATAGTCAAATATTCAAAAAGTACTTATTTTATCAATAAAATAGGTCAGGTTGGAGATATACAGGGAAATAAGAGGTTGGTGGTTAAAGGGGAATTTTAAAATAAAATATCCATTTCTTTATAAGGAAATGGATATTTTTGCGTATTATAATATTAAGCTGCTAATTTTTCAAATTATTCTATCTGCAGTTTTTATAGATTATTCAAATGTAATTTTATTTACTGTATCACGGTCTAATCGTTTAATCACTTCTACGATTAATCTCACCGCATTATCATAGTCATCACGATGTAAAATACCCGCATGGGAGTGAATATAACGAGTTGCAACACCGATTGCCAATGATGGTACACCGTTTGCTGTAATATGGATACTTCCTGCATCCGTACCGCCGCCAGCCATAGCTTCGAACTGGTATGGAATGCCCGCTTCATCAGCTACATCAAGGACAAATTCACGTAAGCCTGTATGAGATACCATTGATGCATCATATACGACAATTTGTGGACCTGCGCCCATTTTCGAAGTTGACTCTTTCGGTGTCACGCCTGGTGTATCACCAGCAACACCTACATCTACAGAAAAACCGATATCCGGTTGTACTTTAAATGATGACGTTTTCGCACCGCGAAGCCCGATCTCTTCTTGCACATTCCCGACACCATACACAATGTTTGGATGCTTTTCGTCTTTTAATGCTTTCAGTACATCAATCGCAATCGCACAGCCAATTCGGTTGTCCCATGCTTTCGCTAATAGATGTTTTTCATTTTTCATTACATTGAATTCGAAATATGGTGTAATCATATCGCCAGGACGTACGCCCCACTCCATTGCTTCTTCTTTGGAAGTGGCACCGATATCAACGAACATTGATTTAATATCCACTACTTTGTTTCGAACATCAGCCGGTAAAATATGTGGTGGTTTTGATCCGATCACACCAATAATTTCTTCCCCTTTACGTGTTGTAATTGTCACACGTTGGGCTAGCATTACTTGGCTCCACCAGCCGCCTACTGTTTGGAAGAAGACGAACCCTTTATCGTCGATGCGTGTAACCATGAAACCAACTTCATCTAAGTGACCCGCAACCATAATTTTCGGACCATTTTCATCGCCTACTTTTTTTGCGATTAAACTGCCTAAGTTATCTGTTTCTACTTCATCTGCATATGGTGCGATGTACTTTTTCATCACTTCACGTGGTGCACGTTCATTTCCTGGAATGCCGTTTGCATCTGTTAAATCTTTGAACATTTGTAATGTAGCATCGAGCTTTGTCATATCGGTTTTCCCCCTAATAATTACTCTTCTTTATTATAGCGACAATATTTCGAAATGTGAAATAGTTTCTCGACTTTAGGTAAATTAATAACCATTTCGTTGTCGCTCATAATTTTTTTCATTCTTTAATTCATACGCCTGCAAAACGTCATCGATTGTAAAGTTTAAGTTATAGGCAATTAAGCTGTACTGTTCCCACATTGCCCTGTAATTTTCTTCTGTTTGGTGCTGCAAAAACGTCAGAATCGTCTGTGTCGTATTAAGAAATGTTTCAGTTAACTTTTGCTTTTCTTTTAAATAGGGCCACTCCTCCAAAAGAAAGCCGCGCATATTTCCAAGTGAAAGCATAAAGTGAACCGAATCTACAAATTCTTCTAAAAGGACAGCTCTTTCCGATGGCCCCTTCGTTGACCAAAACTTGAAACAGCGTGTTTCGTTAGCAAGTTCACTTAGCTCGACTAACAATGCGAGGCCTTTTTCGTCAAACACATCCTTTTGTACATGTTGGTTTTCTTCAATAAATCGGTCAAGTTGCCGCTGCTTTTCAAATAATTGACGAAATTGCATTAAAACATCCCTCTTTTTCAAAATAAAATGAAACTTTTTATACTACTCAATCGTATAGGAGGGAATCAACGTAAGCAAGGAGGAAGTTTCATGGCTATATTGTTACGACTTGCCATCATCCTTCTCATCATTTACATATTTTATAGAGGGGTACGCTACTTAATCGACCCAAAGCGTAAATTGGATGAGGCCTATGAAAATGGACAATATTATTTTTATGATGATGTGAAAAACATTCGGAAAAACTTTTTCATTTCGTATAAGGGAGCATTATTTGAAGGAGAAAAGTATTTAGGTACGACTGACAATACATTTGAAGTCGTAAGTATTTTCGTCTTTGTCCATGATGCGATGAAACTTCAAGGGTTTACGAAAGAAGATTTTTTGTATTTGGAAAATGAGATTCTCATGAATTATCCAAACGCCTCGATTAATTGGAAAAATCCGATTGAACAACTGATGAAAGATTAACTGGAGATAGCGAACCTCATGATTGTGAGGTTCGCTTTTTTGAAACTTTTTTCTCCTATTCCCGTATAAATGGATGAGGTGAAATATTATGGAAGTATATATTAAAAAAGCAGGTTACATACCAAATAAATCAAGCGTCGAACAAATTGAATTTTCGATGCAACCTGGTACAATCATTGGTTTAATCGGTGGAAACGGCGCAGGAAAAAGTACTACAATTCAATCAATGCTCGGTGTTATTCCCTATTTTGAAGGGACAATCACTATACCCTCCTACGGTTATGTTCCAGAACGTCCATTATTATATGAGCATTTCACACTGCGCGAGCATCTTCAATTTTTAATTGATGAATATAACGACAAAACACTTTGGGATAAAGCAAAGCAGTTACTTACACTTTTTCAAATTGACCAGCGACTGGATGATTTGCCGATATATTTTTCTAAAGGGATGCAACAAAAAGTGATGCTTGTGTTGGCTTTTTTAATCGAACGACCACTCTACATATTGGATGAACCATTCATGGGTCTAGATCCTCGAGCTATGCGGGAACTGCTCGTTTTAATTGATGAACGAAAACAGCAAGGTGCAACCTTTTTACTTTGCACACACCAATTAGAGATGGCTGAAATGCTTTGTGACCATTACATTCTCCTTCATGAAGGAAATATTCAAGCTAAGGGTACCTTGCATGAGCTTCAACAATTGATCGGACAACCTATTTCTTTACTGGATATCTTTTATGAATTGCAAGGCAGGTTATAACAATGTTTACTAAACGTCTTTATC is from Solibacillus isronensis and encodes:
- a CDS encoding spore germination protein, whose amino-acid sequence is MFFEKKNKKATFKKQTGDLTRPSKDNLGEKNQSTSSNSEVTTQTDDWQPISDSTDVFIKKVKEQIHSPADLVIRYVTDSITILYIDNLIKEDILNGKILPVLQNIQEGTPSSIHSQLPLPQVNVEKNLNQSIDTLLTGAVMIHVAGHALVTMVIIPARESRGLSAPENESQVIGAQVGFNESLSTNISLIRRYILSKNLSNEKLKVGNQTNTAISIIYIAGVATEQNVNTVRQRIQALDIEDLIDSAELAELIDDSSMSIFPQMLLTERPDRFCDGILGGKIGILVDGSSMGILCPYSFIEFFQSREDKNLRWPIATFVRWLRFAAIFISIFFTPLYVASLTFHYEVIPQPLLVPLSESRAKVPFPPILEALFLELIMELLREAGARLPTKIGQTIGIVGGIVLGTAAVEAGITSNILIIIVALCALSSFITPSYMMGNVIRLLRFPIIILAGFWGYYGIMLAFCILVIHLLRQTSLGAPYMAPFYPPRLKDLGDSLIRLPYPFIIRKSSNARVENPDYSKMRVNLKGDKKKVKK
- a CDS encoding M42 family metallopeptidase yields the protein MTKLDATLQMFKDLTDANGIPGNERAPREVMKKYIAPYADEVETDNLGSLIAKKVGDENGPKIMVAGHLDEVGFMVTRIDDKGFVFFQTVGGWWSQVMLAQRVTITTRKGEEIIGVIGSKPPHILPADVRNKVVDIKSMFVDIGATSKEEAMEWGVRPGDMITPYFEFNVMKNEKHLLAKAWDNRIGCAIAIDVLKALKDEKHPNIVYGVGNVQEEIGLRGAKTSSFKVQPDIGFSVDVGVAGDTPGVTPKESTSKMGAGPQIVVYDASMVSHTGLREFVLDVADEAGIPYQFEAMAGGGTDAGSIHITANGVPSLAIGVATRYIHSHAGILHRDDYDNAVRLIVEVIKRLDRDTVNKITFE
- a CDS encoding dUTP diphosphatase; this translates as MQFRQLFEKQRQLDRFIEENQHVQKDVFDEKGLALLVELSELANETRCFKFWSTKGPSERAVLLEEFVDSVHFMLSLGNMRGFLLEEWPYLKEKQKLTETFLNTTQTILTFLQHQTEENYRAMWEQYSLIAYNLNFTIDDVLQAYELKNEKNYERQRNGY
- a CDS encoding sigma-w pathway protein ysdB — protein: MAILLRLAIILLIIYIFYRGVRYLIDPKRKLDEAYENGQYYFYDDVKNIRKNFFISYKGALFEGEKYLGTTDNTFEVVSIFVFVHDAMKLQGFTKEDFLYLENEILMNYPNASINWKNPIEQLMKD
- a CDS encoding ABC transporter ATP-binding protein: MEVYIKKAGYIPNKSSVEQIEFSMQPGTIIGLIGGNGAGKSTTIQSMLGVIPYFEGTITIPSYGYVPERPLLYEHFTLREHLQFLIDEYNDKTLWDKAKQLLTLFQIDQRLDDLPIYFSKGMQQKVMLVLAFLIERPLYILDEPFMGLDPRAMRELLVLIDERKQQGATFLLCTHQLEMAEMLCDHYILLHEGNIQAKGTLHELQQLIGQPISLLDIFYELQGRL